GGGGCCACCGTCAGCGTCGGACTCGTTCGGATAGAGCATCGGGTCGGGGTCCTGGGTCACGGGCTAGCGTTCGGGCCGGGCCCCATAATCAGTACCGCCTCGATGGTCGGCCGGGGTTCCACTGGCCCGGCCGGACCACGTTCGCGTCCTCGGCCGGGGCGGGTAAGCTCACAGTAACACGGTTTCTCCGGCGTTAGCAACGCGTATACGGGCTGGTTTCGCACTCGTTCGTATGCTGCGTGACCGTTCCTGAGTGTTCCTATGTCCCCGTCACCCCACAGCGTACTCGTCACGATCGTCGAGCGGACCCGAGAGACTGGCGAGGCGGTGACGGCGCGGGAGATCGCGCTGGCGATCGACGCCTCCGAGGCGGCGCTGGATGAACCGATCGACGCGCTCTGTGCGTGTGACCTCCTCGAAGCGACCGCACGGGGATATCGGCCGACGGTCACTGCCCACGAACTGCTCGCGCTGGACGTCGACTTCGAGGACGTCCTCGTCGTGGACGTCGTCGAGGAGTGACTCGAAGTTTCAAGTCCCTGCCCGCTGTATGATACGCCGTGAAGCGGACTGTCCTCTCCCATCAAAACCATGACTGACCACGCCGCAGACGCCGCCGGTCGCTCGATACAACCGGCGGACCGTGACGACGAGCGCCGCCAGATCGATCTGACCGATCGTGAGTACGCTATCTATCGCTGTATCGACTGCAACAACGTCGTACTCACGATGCAGGACTGCGACGGCGGGATGACATGCCACGACGAACCGATGGAACGAGTCACCGAGACGGGACTCGACGTCAGACCGCCCGACATCCGGCAGGTGTTGCTCGACGCCTTCGGCCTGCCCAAGCCGGGTCTGGACATCTGTCTGTGTGTCATCGGTGACGGTCCGCTCTCACCCAGCGAACTGGCCGACCGGCTCGATTACGATACGAGCACCGTCCGGACCTACCTCAACGAACTCGTCGAGTTCGGCCTGCTGGAAAAGTCACAGCTCAATCGCGAGTCCGGCGGCTTCGTCAACGTCTATCACTCGATCGACCTCGAGGAGATGCGCGAGGAAACGCTCGTGGGATTCTACGCGTGGGCGGGCGAAGCCGCCTCGCTCATCGAGGAGGCCAATCTCACCAAAGCGGACTACCGAGACGCGAACACCGAGGACGGACTGAACGAAGTGTTCTGGGAGCGCTTTCAGGACGGCCGCCCGACCGAGTGAACTTATATCTGGCGGTGATGCGGGAGCGTACTCCCGTCCAGAGGGGCCTTAACTATCCATTCGAGTCTCTGTTGAATCAGCATATGAGTTCAGACTCGAGCGCGGTTTCCTGGCAGCGATCGACTACTGAGACCGAGACGCCGCTGTTCGTCGACCCCTCTGAGGTCTTCGACAGCGTCCAGGACGTGCTGGGCCGGAAGTGGCACCTTCGGATCGTCTACCAGTTGCTGGAGCACGGCACCCTCGGGTTCAGCGGGTTGAAGAGCGAGGTCGAGGGGGTCTCCTCGAAGATGCTCTCGGAGAGCCTCACCAATCTGGAAGACGGGGGAATCGTCGATCGCGAGATCGTCAACGATCAGCCCGTTCGCGTCGAGTACTCACTGACTGAACGCGGCCAGGCCTTGGATGGCGTGGTTTCGGAACTGGTCAACTGGGGCAGCGAGCACGGGCTGGAGGACCGAGACGGATGACCCACTACGACGTCCTCGTGGTCGGCGGCGGTACCGGCAACAACGTCGCGGCGGCCGCGGCCGACGCTGGACTCGATACCGCGCTGATCGAGAAGGGGCCGCTCGGGGGCACGTGTCTCAACCGGGGTTGTAACCCCTCGAAGATGCTCATCCAGGCGGCGACCGCTGCCAACCACGTCCGGGACGCCGGGACGTTCTTCATGGAATCGGCTCTCGGCCACGTCGATTACGAAGCGATCATCGACGACATGGACGAGACGCTCTCGCCCATCGCCGAGGGGATGGAAGAACGCTACCGCGAGAAGGACCACCTCACGCTGTACAAGGACGAGGCGGTCTTCGTCGACGACCGCACCGTCGAGGTCGGTGGCGAGAAAGTGAGCGCCGAGAAGGTCGTCGTCGCCGCCGGCTCGCGGCCCCTGGTCCCGCCCATCGAGGGGCTGGACGAGGTCGAGTACATGACCAGCCAGGAGGCGCTGTATCGTCGCGACCAGCCCGAATCACTGGTCATCCTGGGCGG
The Halapricum salinum genome window above contains:
- a CDS encoding winged helix-turn-helix transcriptional regulator, translated to MSSDSSAVSWQRSTTETETPLFVDPSEVFDSVQDVLGRKWHLRIVYQLLEHGTLGFSGLKSEVEGVSSKMLSESLTNLEDGGIVDREIVNDQPVRVEYSLTERGQALDGVVSELVNWGSEHGLEDRDG
- a CDS encoding helix-turn-helix domain-containing protein; protein product: MTDHAADAAGRSIQPADRDDERRQIDLTDREYAIYRCIDCNNVVLTMQDCDGGMTCHDEPMERVTETGLDVRPPDIRQVLLDAFGLPKPGLDICLCVIGDGPLSPSELADRLDYDTSTVRTYLNELVEFGLLEKSQLNRESGGFVNVYHSIDLEEMREETLVGFYAWAGEAASLIEEANLTKADYRDANTEDGLNEVFWERFQDGRPTE
- a CDS encoding helix-turn-helix domain-containing protein translates to MSPSPHSVLVTIVERTRETGEAVTAREIALAIDASEAALDEPIDALCACDLLEATARGYRPTVTAHELLALDVDFEDVLVVDVVEE